From one Diachasmimorpha longicaudata isolate KC_UGA_2023 chromosome 8, iyDiaLong2, whole genome shotgun sequence genomic stretch:
- the LOC135165384 gene encoding antichymotrypsin-2-like isoform X2, whose translation MKIFLLLLAVMAVHGYAQRIIFSPEWEKKRPNIISRSNIPDMPNNFKSPYPRRYNKVDFVSRERVEQAMNIFAINLYKTMDTKAGNSVVSPYSAYLALAMATYGAAGKTRRELLNVLRLPKETSPNVISQTKQFLGEVQDRFMFAGPKLPFYVTANMVIVNDSISLKPDYRNVVESTFKSSLVSANFGNPQQAANTINNKISELSHKFVEKVVDEEAFSEDPSVLIMNTVFFYGLWEKQFPVEDTTDRDFYVNDQIVKSVPTMAIEEEFEVGELSRLDAKFVVLPYKNTRNPEDAAYMYLILPNKRNGLATLQKQINYGTLKELQKTQLYSTTIMLPKFKIEQQSSLTQNLINMGVAWAFSKGANFTGITADMDLYISSVSQQTSLTVNEAGTLGQSTTSIGFSWRIGGGSIYRFDHPFLVIVATKKVILFTANVVDPSQL comes from the exons TTCTCCTTTTACTCGCCGTGATGGCTGTCCATGGATATGCGCAGCGGATAATATTCTCTCCCGAATGGGAAAAAAAGAGGCCAAACATCATCAGTCGATCTAACATACCAGATATGCCGAATAACTTCAAGTCTCCTTACCCCAGACGCTATAACAAGGTCGATTTTGTATCTCGTGAGAGAGTAGAACAAGCGATGAACATATTCGCAATAAACTTATACAAG ACTATGGACACAAAAGCTGGAAATTCCGTTGTTTCTCCATACAGTGCCTACCTGGCACTCGCAATGGCAACATATGGCGCCGCCGGAAAAACCAGACGAGAACTGTTGAACGTTTTGCGGTTACCAAAGGAAACCTCCCCCAATGTCATATCACAAACCAAACAATTTCTCGGAGAAGTACAGGACAGGTTTATG TTCGCCGGACCAAAATTACCGTTCTACGTGACAGCGAACATGGTTATCGTAAACGATAGTATATCACTGAAGCCTGATTATCGAAATGTTGTTGAAAGCACATTCAAATCTTCATTGGTCAGCGCTAATTTTGGAAATCCACAACAGGCCGCAAATActataaataacaaaattagtGAATTGTCACATAAGTTCGTAGAGAAAGTCGTTGACGAAG AGGCATTCTCTGAGGACCCGTCGGTTCTCATCATGAACACTGTCTTCTTCTACGGATTATGGGAGAAACAATTTCCCGTGGAAGACACAACAGACCGTGACTTCTATGTGAATGACCAAATTGTCAAATCAGTACCGACTATGGCTATCGAGGAAGAGTTCGAAGTCGGAGAGCTTAGTCGCCTGGATGCTAAATTTGTCGTTCTTCCCTATAAG AATACCCGTAATCCTGAGGATGCAGCCTACATGTACCTGATTCTACCAAATAAGAGGAATGGTCTAGCGACACTACAAAAGCAAATTAATTATGGGACGCTCAAGGAGTTACAGAAAACCCAATTGTACTCGACTACGATAATGCTGCCCAAATTCAAGATCGAGCAACAGTCATCGTTAACtcaaaatttgataaat aTGGGTGTTGCGTGGGCTTTCTCAAAAGGGGCTAATTTCACGGGAATAACAGCTGACATGGATCTGTATATCTCAAGCGTGTCACAGCAAACATCCCTCACGGTTAATGAAGCAGGAACTCTAGGACAATCTACTACCA GTATCGGGTTCTCTTGGAGGATCGGGGGAG